In Lolium perenne isolate Kyuss_39 chromosome 5, Kyuss_2.0, whole genome shotgun sequence, the sequence gtaggagaccttagttagcatggacgttagttaggaaaacaagtaattgggaaaaactatttacgaaacacATTATTTCTTTAgtaggaagcatagcttctactcctcttatttaatcaaagcttctaaattcttatctctctgcTTTATAAATGttcgaaaattcttactctattgtctcatccatttCAAaactacatattggacgatgtccccaactcagaccggagactctaACTCCAAGATGGATCAATCCCTCGGGAAGACTCGGGTATGTCCAACAGCAGCTGTTCaagattggaggccgacttagtgtgcaGATAAAAGAATAataagatcatgtctttggttatcaccaaagtctgttaaggagctgaccttgttcctccgtggacttgcactttttgcagtcgtcagggatcaagtcctcagtttcttgactagtaatttttaggccagccaccagaagttgccgacttcgggagcacctcaacagctacctcttcgaagacctcatgtttccgggatgtcgagacaagaagttctacacagttttctcctccgcctcaacatcaaTGACTCAACACCCGGCCCCTTCACTACCAATTGCTACAAGGATCCAACTTGAAGCTGATGCCGACAATGTGAAGAcatcaacatatgtgaccagcccccaaacctataggatggataggacaaactcaatcgctttgattgagataaacccgcgcattaggaatttctgggtacttagagtaccatgtctggtttgatgattgcttgtagttccctaatgTGCTGCCTAGATTGTTtgtatctgtttgttgtgtgcatgtatgtcttgctatttagacgttcccgccctttttaattgtttgaaaattgtaaaacagaaattaaaaatggaaatctgccagcgtactgttttgctaataaaaatagtttggtagctccgattgatgtgatcccaattgcactagaaccagcatgaaattatctttcagatgccaccgaccttgtatttttaggatttttgtgcgatttttaataaataaaacttgatcactgtttctggttagtattttgagtctcaaaaattgaaaaataaatatttttgaatgattccaattgtgttgatcttgttttgtttctgtgcatctaggaaaaataccaatagcccctgttagtggtattttgtctctggttatgatTGTATGGGTGTCGCATGCcatgataggattaaagtttgcctcgccAGTGTATTgttaactgctagttagttgggtagattaacgaaagactctaactctaaacccgttagcagttgtttttcaaccatcagggaaactaactcagacccctacctacgccgactactttcaaggtcatctgaagcatctccactacgccaagaaagcagaagctcctaccttcaagagtgactgcacctctgcgagaagccttactaacttggtctaaccttggagtatagTCGTGCTAACCTCTAGGATATCTTCTTCAAAATACCCCCCTAACACACCTTCTAACCCGTTGAgtgaacaatagcgtcaaagccaagctacatcacctTGTTCATCTGGTCCTTAccaagtgaagctcctgaagatacctcaagactcaagattaaGTGAAGTTTACCCACTAACTTCTCAACTGGCATAAGTCAGCACTGACCGTCAAGCTGAAGATTGCCTCCGACGACCTTTGTTGCTGCTTCATGTGGATACCAACCAGGAGTTTCCTCGACTAACTAACTCACCACGTGTCCTATGGCTCAGTTAACACCGCAAGtgcctcttgaagtggtggtctgcacgtcgcccccgaaGGTTCTACAGCTGAGCAAGGAAGACcgatgacttcttcagaagcccgatAGAACCACAAGGCAGAAGCTCAGAGTTTTTCCTAgaacccgatgaaaaatcttaagggtggaagactttgtcttccactaaaaattggagctGACCCTAAAATTTTAAATATTTCTAAAACAACGATGGAAACGTGGGATTGCACTAGCTCCCCTCGAAGCCGTGGACTACACAACGCCCACAGAAGATGTTCGACTCAAGACGAGAGATCAATGACTTCTCCCCAAAAGCGCCTGACAAGACCCATGGCTGAAGCTCTAATTTTCAGGAATCCCGCTGAACAAtcctaagggtggaagacttcgtcttccactaaattcaagctaactctaaaaagttttcaaccctgctaagGCACCAATGGAGTGCACTAACTTTTCCAAAGTCGTGGTTTCCGCTAGGATTGATAAGAAGCTACAAGTCTAACATCTGcagggagtagtcaacctcttcatgaagctcgccatcggcaggaatccatcatgtctgctagaagatgaagcaacgaccttctctacaatggtgcatctacagaaggatggagtctaactttcgttaagcattacaacccctctagttctgcgctcagtaatctcgggacgagattattttaagggtggaagatctgtaacgccccacttttgcaaccttgtttatttgtccttaatgcaaaaattagggggaacaaaaactttttctttagactaattaagatgaatttccttgatctgtctgttatgatgaattgccttgatctgttggtagatgtattttcttgttttgcttgttgagttatGTCCTGGGCTATCTCAtagaacaacacccctagtgattaaacaagcaactcaccaaataaaacacatgtgtggcttaggaaaaattgttttccttcttactacatcaaacctctctcctgatgacaacctgagtgtgccatcttgattttctcTTTgtagtacaagatagctcaatcatccttaattcacaacttggtgatctcaatgcatggatctcatctgtgcatctccctctgcaatttccacatcctgcatgtctcattctacccttgcatcacatatattcaacttgatcttataccctatccaatgattcaactctagatcacttccttcaatttacctcttgtctttattcaagtttaatcttcacaaaaccaagagtgagaatgatgggtacattttgtagccaccatctacccttgagaacacttctccctaaattagttttctctctcaaaaaaaaacctattgttttccttctctagttttgatcacaaaactactgctagttttattaaatcttttcaagatatttcttcaaggaaaacaaagaactgaaatgggttttgtttttcatcccaattCCACCAagcactgatttctaaaacattactctctattttgctttgtttttaacaagaagcttgtttatggtacctataccatttcttgtttactttaaagttgagaaaaactctactttacttgagaaagtaaatagaatattttgaactcctatgctccaactagttttctctcaacatcttcaaatctcattccacttgagttcattcccaattgtccctagacaattggggtgtttcaaatacttttcaaacaaGCTCTATTTCAAATAGCAACCTTtgcacatctctgatctaccacattgtattttcccccatcctccaattcttgatcaaatggatgatcatttgatactttcaaaccactcacaattgacctcttatttgtagagcaacttatattcttttccatcatcaccttgacctcttgaattcataatttatgtcaccatattcatcattgtgggtatatggttatttcactcaccatctctcttattcttgctctaccattgtctcAACCACCATCACCATTATCTTCTTGGCACAAGGCCATCATGCAACAAATACCATCATGGTATATTTTACCATCacaatcttcctccatctctatatctctcacattgttcatttttttttattgacaagaatggagccggccaaaTGGTGTATGCATGACATATTCGGCCAGCCAtgcctcctcatttccttctctctcaagccttgcctcccacctAGCCCAATCACTAAATGAGCAGCCACCCACCTCCACCAATCAAGAAAGAGGCAGCCAactcctctccctctataaaacctcatagccggccaccccctcctctctttgctctcatttttcactccccactccttcctccactccctcacactcctcTCATACCTCTtacccacgagctgctgctcctcccaagctccatggccggccatggccatggaaatccaccttgatgaagctcccctcctccctcaagcttcccctcaccatgagagcttccctctcactctcttctcccctaatctttgatgaatccagccctatttctcctttctcctctcaccatattggatcttgatgcaggtgcatgttggtccaagcatggagaaggttgagctatcctcagatctgaaactcttgagcaaagttcgtccaaaatcttgctgtaatttctgtatcttgctgtttcagattctggtacgaacttgtaaaatccgccaaatcttgtgtgcagatccaaatcgagtgattcaaagttctacagataggtattgaaatgatctacaacttggcgttggtctcatcctcaaattcgttacggattttgcatggtaaataaagtcctgaaaacatgcagagtcactgtttgttagatttctcccgttttacaaaacctttttgagcaaactcaactgtgggtgaaagccctcttcagtaccttcattttggcggtggtttcacttcgattgacctcctgaaactgaaatggttcacagatcaagatctggtcagatctgactttgtcgaattaaaccaggagcttggggacaaatttttgaatgaaaccaactgggtaagaaccacctattcaatacctttcagatgcagctgacctcatatttttatgatttatgtacgatttgtggtgaattaaacttgttctgtgtgttctgcagacatggctgttagcttttaattcatcaaaaatccaattttgtacctaattgagtgattccaattctgtaggattgctgaatgttttcttaatcatctcaaacaagtttcaaacatttatctgttgTGTAACTCCAGAGAGAAAGAAATtggtacagacatgcagtaaatttgtaaatccatttgtgagagtttcagaaacaatttgaacccaaatccaattgtgtgtcaatctctgtttaaatatctttcaaatgccagtgacctcatatttttaggatttttctacgatttatggcttacagatcttgttttctgtacagtcagattcaaagaaattcctaaaattgtaggtttaatatttttgagtgaatccaattgggttagtcttgtattagtactggccttctaggaaaaatactgttagtctctgttcatgcttaTTGGTTACCGAAAATAACATGTGTGTGCTGCATgagttgttgaagcaaaacttttcggtttatttaaaacccttggccaactctttttattagaaatgggcaacctttgttttatgattGAAAAACAAAACCTTTGCAACTTAAACAAGTTCTATTGTTTTGCTTGAGTTTTCAAATGGTGTGGTATCTTGCTTGCTTCCTAATCTTGTGtagtgttaagtgagcaaattaaattaggaaaactgatttctacttttccaaaaatgtttgaaaatgttttgtgaatgcatctgatgtcaaactaatgctcttgtcctctttatgatgttatctaccaggggatgtttggtttataccatggtgataaccgagagaggcaattgctaagttgtgatactctcatacctttactaggtaaataaaatgggttctcttaaagttgttttgtggtatctataagtcctttgtatAGTGGCCCTTATTTGattggttagttgttgattgttgtatgtttgttttgttggtgcaatgtgattgattgtgttccttttatattttccggcgatagatgcgaacaattccggagaagaagaagaagtggaatcggacgaggattttatttatattgacgggattcttatattgatgaagttgaagaagtccagggacaaataagccaaggcaagccatctttgaactctgaaTGATGTGGTGTTGGATGCCATTTGTTGATATCCCTACGCATCTTGTCTCTCTTTATGTGGTGATCTCTTTTTGTGATATATGTATGGTTGTAATAGGAATAGTTCCTTGTGGTGGTTTTTCATCTTGGTTCACACATGGGAGAGGTGCATGGTGTCACGGCCATGCTATTACCTTGAGTCTTCATAAGTGCTCAACCCGAGCATATACCATCCATAATTATTATTGCACCACACCCCTACCTTGTTAATTAATTAGGTATCAAAGTCATGATGCTTGGTGTGTTTCTCAAATTGAGAGAAGTATGCCGCGTACTCCCTTGAAAATGGTTGGGTATCACAACCACCCCACTCTAGTAGAAtagtagcaccacaaatctgaaagtttgATCCACCCCCTATGTTATCatcttacatgcttaccttaagcaagtaagaACCCCTTTTTATGTCACCCACCTATTCCCTCTTGAGATGATGATCTACATCTCGGCCATGTTATTTAGTAGCTCCTACTCATGAAATTTTAggatgggaacccctcaaggtttaccttgttgtaaatgtttatgaaaaccttgggtgtgttagcccaagtgtatggtttaagaAAAACAAAGGATCTTGATAAGGATGTTTGGGAAAGTGGTTTATGGCTGTTCGTGGAACACCAGGGTGTTGTGGGAAAAACAGATGGTTTCTAAAAAGTGGCACTGCGTATAtgtgtacaccagcccaacttttattcgcgcaaccacattatccaaagtgggcacgggcttagtccgtagtctgttgaaattggcataagcacccttcacaactctctagggagggtcaagatgacctccgacgccgggttgcgctctggaggaggcaatacactgtcttaactgatagccggacgattactgagggtcttccgtcgtggcgccggagatacgctcaaaaggaggtatgctgccggggtgccgggaaggggtaagcccgcagggaaggacttgtgccaagggagatgggcgaaagactatgactgattattcgagtctcgcatactttcgtatgacgatccggggatgatcccggcggatttatcagttcttgtggggaaagtgcgcaaactctgcagagttaaatctattcgaatagccgcgtccgcggtcatggacgggttgcaaaggtctacctttaccggggcttgagttttgttttgataaatgctttgcaaagaaagtgttgtgttggatgtaccggaagggtacggaaaaagggcgtgtgtcgaccatatggagatggtcgtgggaaAATAAGACCAAGTGGGGAAATCTTTCCtaatgtttcatgtagaggaactcttctttaacaaagatatagagatgtcataggacttccctagtatccccatcacctgagatggcggtatgctaactcttcttcaataaagatatagatatgtcatagctaccttttgaagtatcttcttcaataaagatatagacatGCCATAGTACCACTTTAGTGTCCGCATCACTTGCGATgccggcatgctatatccacaagagaaactgattctctttcacacgctatgtccacaagagaaactgacgctcttgtgcatgctatatccacaagagaaactattcttcctctcttgtctcttttagttagctctgttagcatctttcttgatggtttgcgagtacaattccaaatgtactcacggctttgtccctggctatttacttggccagacttggaggaacacgacggatgaagcaggagttggcgacgtctatgcgagctaggaacgtcttcccagtcagttgcctgtagggttatggcagatgacttgggtactgcgctgctgaagtgatgatgctactctgatgtttagttaggccattcgaggctattatgtaattatcggtcgtgtgaccatgttgtaattttcttattccgctttgtaatggatggtgaaatttgatatcagttcggttatgtgttcacgatgcactgatcatgggatcgtgaactgtatacataacagggaatttcggacagctagtccggggtccccacagttactccccactatgactagtctaagacCTGTCATGCCACTATCGTACTTCTGACATTATGGTGGGTAGTTAAGATGCCAAATCTTGCGGCTGAAAAGTAATAGATCCACCAGAAACCAATAAATCTTGTGGCTTCTTTGATACGACTCGGCCACGTTAATAAATCGTCTCTTTGCTAACAAATGCTTCAGGTTTTTACATTCCTTTTAAGAAATATATTTCCTGTGGTGGTACATAATGTCAATGGGTTTTATATTTCAAGTGATCAGCACACTTAAGAACTTTTTGTTAGTTTACAATGTGTATGAAACTCTATAATTCAAGTGATCaaccggaaattcaattcggctcccgggtgcgtatgccccCTCTACCAAGAAAACATATTTTGAAGTGTGGAAAAATTTTAAATAAAAATTATACATGTACATCTCTATAATATATGTGtgtgcgtcaagtttcacgaaaaaataatattttttgtagcctatgtaaaaaagagaaaatttatcttgtgaaaaacattgtttttagcactgaattttgtcttttttacacacgtcacatgataagtttgttttttatgaaacgactttgtgagcgcttagacgtgaagatgtacgtgcgaattttttgtttcaatttttttaaaatttaaaatatgtctaagatgcattttaaaatatagggagcatatgctctcatgttccaaaacaccactcccgtgaTCAACACACTTTGAAATGATTCGTTGTTTCTGATTTTAATACTATAATCGTCTGTAACCGTACTTACAGGAGTACGTACGTAGGCACTGCAGGAACGTTACCATTCGGGGTAGCGACCAGGTTGTAAATAACTTCCTAATAACATGTTGTTTAAGGTTGTTGGATTGGTGAGTACACTTGCCTCATCTAAAAAAGTACGTTTAAGGTTGCCCAAGGAAAGTGGGCATATAGAACGATGCAAAAATGTTGCAGCCCATGTGAGTGACAGCGTTTCGATCTCGATTCGAACCAGTACTCGATTAATTAAATTAAAGATGATTTCCTTCCAGATTTGGTGCTCCGGGTCATGGCACCACTTGAACTTAATTTAGTAAAGTGGTCCTTAATGATGCAACCAACGCTAATACTAGGTTTATTTTTTCTTCCTTGCTGAATCAGCTCAGGTGTACCTTCAGGCTTTTGGGGATGGATGGATAAAGCTAGAGTCGTTCATTCTCCTTGCCGCGCTTTATTTTCTTCTCCAGCCAACAGCCTCTTTAATTTATTTTTCATCTTGGGTAGTACTTGAAAAGTACTTCGGATTCTTCAGGAACATTAAAGAAAAGCATATATATATTTAGATCATAGGCTAGTTGTAGATGATCAATACATGTACATTCACATTAATTATTCGGCTATACACTTCGATTACAGGCACCGTTTCAATACGATACGACTATATAAGAGTTAACTCCTTACATCTGCATCTAAGATGCACAAACCAGTCTGTTTAATTCGCCTAGTACAAGAGGAGGATGTCAGGTTAAGTAGTACTTGACATATAATTGGAAGCATTAAAGCTCCATAGTACTTGTCATCCTCTGCCTTGGAGGATAGCATGCTGCACCCTTAGTAGAGCCATTCAACACAGAAAGCTGAAACCAGTATCCAGCATCACCATTAATCTAAACCAAAAGATCATGTAATGTACAGAATGAACTCAGTTAGTTACCTTGTTCTTTAGTTCCATGTTGTGCTCATGGGTAAGCTTTATTTCCTCGGTGAGTTTAATACTCTCTTGATGGAAGATGCATCCCTACATATATATTCACTTTATTTATGGATGTGAGAAGGAAATTAAGTGAACTTGCATGGGCCTGTGATACAAACATTGGCGAACCTTTTGATTGAGTTGTAGAATTAGACTGGCAAAACGTTGTTCCTACAGCAGTTAGCAGACACAAAGTTAATTAGCATAGTAATTATGGTGGGAAGGTATAATCGTTAAGAGTAAGAACAGATCGACTGAAAGAAGTTGTGCTACCTTATTCTCTTTAATACGGTGTAAGATCTTCTCCAACTGATGTTCCAACAAACACAAGTCTTTGACTCTTAAGTTTGATAGTCTCTCCCCCATAAGCTTCCTGGAAGCCAAGCAATGGGGGTGGTCACTTTAATGTTTTTCTGTCTTTTCTCGAACTGATTTATATTAGTAGATAGATAGTTTTGGAAGTAAAATTAAGAACTTATACCGATGATGCTCTTGAAGCATCTGCATTTCTTCCTGTAATTTCTGTGCTTCACCTTCCCAAAACTAACAAAAAAGGGAATTTGTTTTTATCAGTAGAAAAATACTGTTAAGTTGCTATGGTCACAATTTCGTTACAAAAATTGCTGTCTAAATTAATGTATTTTTTGTCAAATAACAAAAGGTTAAAACTGGCATGGATATTTTCCAAATAAGAAAAGAATATCTTAATTAGCTGACCTACGGACTACGGTGTA encodes:
- the LOC127303343 gene encoding MADS-box transcription factor 23-like, whose product is MTRRKIVIRRIENMGKRQATFCKRRSGLLKKAQELAILCDVQVAVIVFSSTGRLYEYASSTTTTTTSMAMASILQKYRSAQEQQQLLNPVSQLMFWEGEAQKLQEEMQMLQEHHRKLMGERLSNLRVKDLCLLEHQLEKILHRIKENKEQRFASLILQLNQKGCIFHQESIKLTEEIKLTHEHNMELKNKINGDAGYWFQLSVLNGSTKGAACYPPRQRMTSTMEL